A genome region from Verrucomicrobiia bacterium includes the following:
- a CDS encoding vitamin B12-dependent ribonucleotide reductase, which translates to MPKSSPLVTRVFTDGKTHPFDTVSWEKRTSKIINEKGDTIFELKDAEIPSGWSQLATDIVVSKYFRKAGVPETGHEVSVRQVVTRIAKSIREAGEEFGNYFDSKADADAFEDELTAILVTQRGAFNSPVWFNCGLHQRYGILGAKGNWFWDFDEHEVRQLEHNYVRPQCSACFIQSAEDDLMKMFDLIKAEATLFKYGSGTGSNFSKIRGSGEMLSGGGLSSGLLSFLKVFDAAAGSIKSGGTTRRAAKMVCLDMDHPEIQDFINWKVREERKVSALVAAGYSSDFNGEAYGTVTAQNSNNSVRVSDDFMERVMNDEVWNTIERTTGNVAGTYQAKDLWRQICEAAWQCADPGVQYDTTINDWHTSANTDRINASNPCSEYMFLDDTACNLASINLVKFVDEDGRFDIDGYRQAIRVLFVAQEILVDFSSYPTQAIAKNSHDFRPLGLGYANLGTLLMTKGIAYDSPEAFAITGALTAILTGKAYVVSAEMAARKGAFNGYALNEEPMLRVMRKHRDATYVIDKELCPPTLLEAAQEDWEEAVTLGEKHGYRNAQATVIAPTGTIGLLMDCDTTSIEPDFALVKFKKLAGGGHFKIVNQSVPQALANLGYAESEIDDIITYATGTGSLKGAPFINWDSLKARGVAESDLKKIESQLKSTFELAHVFNTMNISTESLEAADLKSDAFSSDMSFDFLKAIGFTSREIEEANKHICGMMTVEGAPHLKDEHLSIFDCANKCGKYGTRFIEPMGHVRIMAAAQPFISGAISKTVNLPHEATVEEISEIYFQGWKLGLKAIAMYRDGSKLSQPLNSAGTKDKDEDKKEETGIKAEQEAAPVAVSAPAPLPLQTRRKLSDERQSLTHKFSIAGHKGYITVGLYEDGKPGEIFITMAKQGTTLSGLIDSFATAVSIALQYGVPLEVLVNKFSHVRFEPSGMTNNPNIRIAKSIVDYIFRWMGMKFLDRTAHEQIGYNNLPKNEDLTTDLTVSVPVDTVQEKAGAVGVAQAELNHTVHLEIKGNEKPFNFDTASDAPVCGACGGMTTRNGACYVCRNCGGTTGCS; encoded by the coding sequence ATGCCTAAGTCCTCTCCGCTTGTTACCCGCGTCTTTACCGATGGAAAAACCCACCCTTTTGACACTGTCTCTTGGGAAAAGCGCACCTCCAAGATTATCAACGAAAAGGGTGACACCATCTTTGAGCTGAAGGATGCTGAGATTCCCTCAGGTTGGAGCCAGCTTGCTACCGATATCGTTGTTTCCAAGTACTTCCGCAAGGCAGGTGTCCCGGAGACAGGGCATGAAGTAAGTGTCCGCCAGGTTGTGACCCGTATCGCCAAGAGCATCCGGGAAGCCGGTGAGGAATTTGGCAATTACTTTGACTCCAAGGCTGATGCTGACGCCTTTGAAGATGAACTCACTGCCATCCTGGTAACCCAGCGCGGCGCCTTCAACTCTCCTGTTTGGTTCAACTGTGGCCTGCACCAGCGCTACGGCATCCTGGGAGCCAAGGGTAACTGGTTCTGGGATTTTGATGAGCACGAAGTCCGTCAGCTAGAGCACAACTATGTCCGCCCACAGTGTTCCGCCTGTTTCATCCAGTCCGCAGAGGACGACCTCATGAAGATGTTCGACCTTATTAAGGCCGAGGCAACACTCTTCAAATACGGTTCAGGCACTGGTTCCAACTTCTCTAAGATCCGCGGAAGCGGGGAGATGCTTTCTGGTGGCGGCCTCTCTTCCGGCCTTCTTTCCTTCCTTAAGGTATTCGATGCCGCTGCAGGCTCCATTAAGTCCGGTGGCACCACCCGCCGCGCCGCCAAGATGGTCTGCTTGGACATGGACCACCCTGAGATTCAGGACTTCATCAACTGGAAAGTACGCGAAGAACGTAAAGTTTCCGCCCTTGTGGCAGCCGGCTACAGCTCCGACTTCAACGGTGAAGCTTACGGCACTGTAACCGCCCAGAACTCCAACAACTCCGTGCGTGTTTCCGATGACTTCATGGAACGCGTCATGAATGACGAAGTATGGAACACCATCGAGCGCACTACAGGGAACGTGGCTGGCACTTACCAAGCCAAAGACCTCTGGCGCCAGATCTGTGAAGCCGCTTGGCAGTGTGCTGACCCAGGCGTACAGTACGACACAACCATCAATGACTGGCACACCTCTGCCAACACGGACCGCATCAATGCGTCCAACCCATGTTCCGAGTACATGTTCCTTGATGACACTGCGTGCAACCTCGCTTCCATCAACCTTGTGAAGTTTGTGGACGAAGACGGGCGCTTTGACATTGATGGCTACCGCCAGGCAATCCGCGTGCTCTTTGTGGCACAGGAGATCCTTGTGGACTTCTCCAGCTACCCAACCCAGGCCATTGCTAAGAACAGCCACGACTTCCGCCCACTTGGACTTGGGTACGCTAACCTTGGCACGCTCCTCATGACCAAAGGCATTGCCTACGACAGCCCAGAGGCCTTTGCCATTACCGGAGCACTTACCGCCATCCTTACTGGTAAGGCCTACGTGGTTTCCGCTGAGATGGCTGCCCGCAAAGGCGCCTTCAACGGCTACGCCCTGAACGAGGAACCAATGCTCCGTGTCATGCGCAAGCACCGCGATGCCACCTACGTTATCGACAAGGAACTGTGCCCGCCAACCCTGCTTGAGGCTGCTCAGGAAGACTGGGAAGAAGCAGTAACCCTTGGTGAGAAGCATGGCTACCGCAACGCACAGGCAACGGTTATTGCCCCTACCGGCACTATCGGCCTTCTCATGGACTGTGACACCACCTCCATCGAGCCAGACTTTGCCCTTGTGAAGTTCAAGAAGCTGGCTGGCGGCGGACACTTCAAGATTGTGAACCAGTCCGTTCCACAGGCTTTGGCTAACCTTGGTTACGCCGAATCTGAAATTGACGACATCATCACATATGCTACCGGTACCGGATCCCTCAAGGGTGCACCGTTCATTAACTGGGACTCCTTGAAGGCCCGCGGCGTTGCTGAGTCTGACTTGAAGAAAATTGAGTCACAGCTGAAGAGCACCTTCGAATTGGCCCACGTCTTCAATACCATGAACATCAGTACGGAAAGCTTGGAAGCTGCAGACCTTAAGTCTGACGCTTTCTCCTCCGACATGAGCTTTGACTTCCTTAAGGCGATTGGTTTTACCAGCCGTGAGATTGAAGAAGCCAACAAGCACATCTGCGGCATGATGACCGTAGAAGGCGCCCCTCACTTGAAAGACGAGCACCTCTCCATCTTTGACTGTGCCAACAAGTGCGGTAAGTACGGGACCCGGTTCATTGAGCCAATGGGACACGTCCGCATCATGGCTGCTGCCCAGCCGTTCATCTCCGGTGCCATTTCCAAGACCGTAAACCTTCCTCACGAAGCTACCGTTGAAGAGATCAGTGAGATTTATTTCCAAGGATGGAAGCTTGGCCTTAAGGCCATCGCTATGTACCGTGACGGCTCCAAGCTCTCCCAGCCTTTGAACAGTGCTGGTACCAAGGACAAGGACGAAGACAAGAAAGAGGAAACAGGGATTAAAGCCGAGCAGGAAGCTGCGCCAGTTGCCGTAAGTGCACCCGCACCATTACCACTCCAAACCCGTCGCAAGCTTTCCGACGAGCGCCAATCACTTACCCACAAGTTCTCCATCGCAGGACACAAAGGATACATTACCGTTGGCCTCTACGAAGATGGCAAGCCAGGTGAGATTTTCATCACCATGGCCAAGCAGGGGACAACCCTCTCCGGCCTCATTGATTCCTTTGCCACCGCCGTTTCCATTGCCTTGCAATACGGAGTGCCGCTAGAGGTGCTTGTGAACAAGTTCAGCCACGTTCGCTTTGAACCATCCGGCATGACGAACAACCCGAACATCCGTATCGCCAAGTCCATCGTGGATTACATCTTCCGTTGGATGGGCATGAAGTTCCTGGACCGCACTGCCCACGAGCAGATTGGGTACAACAACCTCCCTAAGAACGAGGACCTTACGACAGACCTTACCGTTTCCGTACCGGTCGATACCGTGCAAGAGAAAGCTGGCGCCGTAGGGGTTGCCCAGGCAGAGCTTAACCACACCGTCCACCTAGAGATCAAAGGCAACGAGAAGCCGTTCAACTTTGACACTGCCAGCGATGCGCCGGTCTGTGGCGCCTGTGGTGGAATGACCACACGCAACGGAGCTTGCTATGTCTGCCGCAACTGCGGTGGCACCACTGGCTGCAGCTAA
- the ftsZ gene encoding cell division protein FtsZ, which yields MRVVGVGGGGCNTVQRMINSKMRGVEFVAINTDAQALANNDASVKIQIGKETTRGLGSGADPEIGRRSAEENKEEIYETLKGSDMVFVTCGMGGGTGTGASPYVAEIAKELGALTVGVVTKPFAFEGQRRRKVADLGISELKDKVDTLITIPNDRLLQVIDKKTSLFDAFGVVDDVLRQGVQGISDLITLPGIINLDFADVKTIMQDAGSALMGIGRAQGDNRAIEAARAAIDSPLLELSVDGAKGILFSIAGGTDLGMYEIDEAAKAITEAADPDANIIFGTIIDETMQGEVKITVVATGFENEANRQQQNRRFMVGATGRPNESGTNYPTGQTTVTTLGGLPYQPSQPQRQPMQPEPMRQERQQQDQQPMPQQNPYGHQQQQQNPYEQPLQPPRRPDFNQHDREEEQNDAEELDVPTFIRRKLK from the coding sequence ATTCGCGTAGTCGGAGTAGGCGGAGGTGGTTGCAATACCGTCCAACGCATGATCAACTCCAAAATGCGCGGAGTGGAATTTGTGGCAATCAATACCGATGCACAGGCACTCGCCAATAACGATGCGTCAGTAAAGATTCAGATTGGAAAAGAAACAACCCGAGGCCTAGGGTCTGGAGCAGATCCAGAAATTGGCCGCCGTTCAGCAGAAGAAAACAAAGAAGAAATTTACGAGACCCTTAAGGGTTCGGATATGGTCTTCGTGACCTGTGGTATGGGTGGTGGCACCGGAACCGGTGCCTCGCCGTACGTAGCAGAGATTGCCAAAGAACTTGGCGCCCTTACCGTTGGCGTAGTCACCAAGCCATTTGCCTTTGAAGGCCAGCGCCGCCGCAAGGTAGCAGACCTTGGTATTTCAGAGCTCAAGGACAAGGTGGACACCCTTATTACCATCCCGAACGACCGGCTTTTGCAGGTCATCGACAAGAAGACCTCCCTCTTTGACGCCTTTGGCGTTGTAGACGATGTCCTTCGTCAGGGTGTGCAAGGTATCTCAGACCTTATTACCTTGCCTGGTATCATCAACCTGGACTTTGCCGATGTCAAAACCATCATGCAAGATGCCGGCTCCGCCCTTATGGGTATTGGCCGCGCACAAGGTGACAACCGCGCCATTGAAGCTGCCCGCGCCGCTATCGACAGCCCGCTCCTCGAGCTTTCTGTAGATGGTGCCAAGGGAATCCTCTTCTCCATCGCTGGTGGCACCGACCTTGGCATGTACGAAATTGACGAAGCCGCCAAGGCCATTACCGAAGCTGCCGACCCAGATGCCAACATCATCTTTGGTACCATCATCGATGAAACCATGCAGGGTGAGGTTAAGATTACCGTTGTGGCCACAGGCTTTGAAAACGAAGCCAACCGCCAACAGCAGAACCGCCGTTTCATGGTGGGAGCCACGGGCCGTCCTAATGAAAGCGGTACAAACTACCCAACGGGACAGACCACCGTTACCACCCTAGGCGGACTGCCGTACCAACCTTCCCAACCACAGCGCCAGCCCATGCAGCCTGAGCCTATGCGTCAGGAACGGCAGCAGCAGGACCAACAGCCTATGCCGCAGCAAAACCCTTACGGGCACCAGCAGCAACAGCAAAACCCGTACGAGCAGCCACTCCAGCCGCCACGCCGTCCTGACTTTAACCAGCACGACCGCGAAGAAGAGCAGAACGATGCAGAGGAACTTGATGTCCCAACCTTCATCCGCCGCAAACTGAAGTAG
- the nrdR gene encoding transcriptional regulator NrdR, whose product MLCPKCKNRDTQVVDSREVHDGVRRRRECLDCKYRYTTYERIEAPQIVVVKKNGNQERFNPEKIRKGVVTACKNRPVSNLQIDQIVSEVSERVYQTGKEELSSQEVGDFVRDLLRKTDEVAYVRFVSVYQAFNTLDQFSQAIDKLPANPKETSHA is encoded by the coding sequence ATGTTGTGCCCCAAGTGTAAAAACCGCGACACCCAGGTTGTCGACTCGCGGGAAGTACACGACGGAGTCCGCCGCCGCCGTGAGTGCCTCGACTGCAAGTACCGGTATACCACGTACGAACGAATAGAGGCCCCACAGATTGTGGTGGTGAAGAAAAATGGGAACCAAGAACGTTTTAACCCGGAAAAAATACGCAAGGGCGTTGTGACCGCGTGTAAGAACCGACCCGTTTCCAACCTTCAAATCGACCAAATTGTGAGTGAGGTATCTGAGCGTGTCTACCAGACAGGTAAAGAGGAACTCTCATCGCAAGAGGTAGGTGACTTTGTTCGTGACCTTCTCCGCAAGACCGATGAAGTTGCCTATGTTCGTTTCGTTTCCGTTTACCAAGCCTTTAATACCCTCGACCAGTTCAGCCAGGCCATCGACAAGTTGCCTGCTAATCCGAAAGAAACCAGTCATGCCTAA
- a CDS encoding RNA-binding protein encodes MKIQILGLPVVEVGVGQKANQDAMAFNDFQLRKLFKQFGKITDAVVLTDKTTTLPKGEGYVTMDDEAGKAAIEALNGTAFQGRTLRLTAAIPHEPSSTRSRRSYE; translated from the coding sequence ATGAAAATTCAAATATTGGGATTGCCGGTCGTCGAAGTAGGTGTAGGGCAGAAAGCCAACCAGGACGCCATGGCGTTCAACGACTTCCAACTCCGAAAGCTCTTCAAGCAATTCGGAAAGATCACGGACGCCGTTGTGCTCACGGACAAAACTACCACCCTACCGAAGGGTGAAGGATATGTCACCATGGACGACGAGGCCGGGAAAGCGGCTATCGAGGCCCTGAACGGCACAGCTTTCCAGGGGCGCACACTGCGCCTCACCGCAGCCATTCCACACGAGCCTTCCAGCACACGCAGCCGGCGAAGCTACGAATAG
- the ftsA gene encoding cell division protein FtsA, translated as MSQRNVVVGIDVGSTKIATCIGHMQEKGIDIIGVGYAPSNGLRKGMVVDIEETVSSISASLEEAERMSGLPVTEAVVSIGGVHIQSSSSKGVIAVSRQDGEISENDILRVLDAARSVSVPPNREILHALPREYSIDGHQGIKDPVGMTGIRLEVETQVISAATAPLKNLTKCLEQAGVRVADTVFTPLAGARAVLSKRQQEIGVLLIDIGGGTTSFAVFEEGDILHAGVLPIGATHITNDIAIGLRTSIDTAEVIKVKYGTACTDKVGENAELDLKKIDPKEEGKVSLKYVSEIIEARLNEILVMIRDELRKIGREGMLPAGVILTGGGSKQEGIVELTKSVLRLPAQVGTLTHDVSGMIDNISDPLYSASVGLMLWGLEAGNAPTASKRSGNLPLGSAIGRAKNLFKNILP; from the coding sequence ATGAGTCAGAGAAACGTCGTCGTCGGAATCGATGTAGGGAGCACGAAAATTGCTACCTGTATCGGTCACATGCAAGAAAAAGGGATCGACATCATCGGCGTCGGTTATGCCCCTTCCAATGGCCTTCGCAAAGGCATGGTGGTTGATATTGAAGAAACCGTTTCTTCTATTTCCGCCTCCCTGGAAGAAGCCGAGCGCATGAGCGGGCTGCCCGTCACCGAGGCAGTCGTTTCCATTGGTGGCGTACATATTCAGTCATCTTCCTCCAAGGGAGTGATTGCCGTGTCCCGCCAAGACGGTGAGATTTCTGAAAACGACATTCTCCGCGTACTCGATGCCGCCCGCTCCGTGAGCGTGCCGCCAAACCGTGAAATCCTCCACGCCCTTCCGCGTGAGTATTCTATTGATGGCCACCAGGGGATTAAGGACCCAGTGGGCATGACCGGTATCCGCCTAGAAGTGGAAACCCAGGTAATCAGCGCTGCCACTGCGCCGCTCAAGAATCTCACCAAGTGCCTGGAGCAAGCCGGCGTCCGCGTTGCTGACACCGTCTTCACCCCGCTTGCAGGTGCGCGCGCCGTCCTCTCTAAGCGGCAGCAAGAAATTGGTGTGCTTCTTATTGATATCGGCGGTGGCACCACTAGCTTTGCAGTCTTTGAAGAAGGCGACATTCTCCACGCTGGTGTCCTTCCTATTGGCGCCACCCATATCACCAACGACATCGCCATTGGCCTTCGCACTTCTATCGATACTGCAGAAGTCATTAAGGTGAAGTACGGCACCGCCTGCACCGACAAGGTAGGGGAGAACGCTGAACTTGACCTCAAAAAGATCGACCCTAAGGAAGAAGGCAAAGTCAGCCTTAAGTATGTTTCCGAGATCATCGAAGCCCGTCTCAACGAGATCCTTGTGATGATCCGTGACGAGTTGCGCAAGATTGGCCGTGAGGGAATGCTCCCGGCTGGTGTCATTCTTACCGGTGGCGGCTCCAAGCAAGAAGGCATCGTTGAACTAACCAAGAGCGTCCTCAGGTTGCCTGCGCAAGTGGGTACCTTGACCCACGATGTTTCAGGCATGATTGACAACATATCTGACCCTCTGTATTCTGCCAGTGTTGGACTGATGCTTTGGGGTCTGGAAGCCGGAAATGCACCTACAGCATCTAAGCGGTCGGGAAATCTACCTCTCGGTTCCGCTATCGGTCGCGCCAAAAACCTCTTCAAAAACATCCTTCCGTAA